Proteins encoded by one window of Castor canadensis chromosome 2, mCasCan1.hap1v2, whole genome shotgun sequence:
- the LOC109677863 gene encoding uncharacterized protein, whose translation MSHTGEKPYQCCQCGKVFHLKYVLDVREIIHTGERPYQCNECGKTFGRKSHLTKHEIIHTGEKPYQCSQCGKSFHWKSILTNHEIIHTGEKPYQCSQCGKSFHQKSDLIGHKMIHIGERLYQCNECGKTFGWKSNLTKHEIIHTGEKPYQCNQCGKTFCQKSRLTSHEMSHSGENPYKCTQCGKTFSGKSGLTMHERIHIGEKPYDCSQCHKIFVSKLKLTSHKMVHNGEKPYQRSHCGKSFHLKSILIGHEIIHTGEKPYQCHECGKTFCQKSNLTVHKRIHTGEKPYQCNQCGKTFSQKPHLSKHQTTHKRRDF comes from the coding sequence ATGagtcacactggggagaagccctaccAGTGTTGTCAGTGCGGGAAAGTCTTTCACTTGAAGTATGTCCTCGATGTACGTGAGATAATTCACACTGGGGAAAGGCCCTATCAATGTAATgagtgtggaaaaacctttggccGGAAATCACACCTCACCAAGCATGAgataattcacactggggagaagccctatcagtgtagtCAGTGTGGAAAGTCCTTTCACTGGAAGTCAATCCTCACTAATCATGAGATAATTcatactggggagaagccctatcagtgtagtCAGTGTGGAAAGTCCTTTCACCAGAAGTCAGATCTCATTGGACATAAGATGATTCACATTGGGGAAAGGCTCTATCAATGTAATgagtgtggaaaaacctttggctGGAAATCAAACCTCACTAAGCATGAGATAATTCACACTGGtgagaagccctatcagtgtaatcaatgtggaaaaaccttttGCCAAAAGTCAAGACTCACCAGTCATGAGATGAGTCACAGTGGGGAGAACCCATACAAGTGCACTCAGTGTGGTAAAACCTTTTCAGGGAAGTCAGGCCTCACCATGCATGAGAGAATTCACAttggggagaagccctatgacTGTAGTCAGTGTCATAAAATCTTTGTCTCAAAGTTAAAACTCACTAGCCATAAGATGGTTCACaatggggagaagccctatcagcGTAGTCATTGTGGAAAATCCTTTCACCTGAAGTCAATCCTCATTGGGCATGAgataattcacactggggagaagccctatcaaTGTCATGAGTGTGGAAAAACCTTTTGCCAGAAATCAAACCTCACTGTGCAcaagagaattcacactggggagaagccctatcagtgcaatcagtgtggaaaaacctttagCCAGAAGCCACACCTCAGCAAGCATCAGACCACTCACAAGAGAAGAGACTTTTGA